A region of Mauremys mutica isolate MM-2020 ecotype Southern chromosome 2, ASM2049712v1, whole genome shotgun sequence DNA encodes the following proteins:
- the TCF24 gene encoding transcription factor 24 isoform X2, producing MDCRNVSENSKEISNSCLEPDSLLPPASGSDSCSSSSAGQRVGTTAGRPAAANAARERSRVQTLRQAFLELQRTLPSVPPDTKLSKLDVLLLATTYIAHLTRSLQDEEELPGEGLGTLRGDGYLHPVKKWPMRSRLYIGATGQFLNHSVQAENANQGETSTNSQS from the exons ATGGACTGTAGAAATGTATCTGAGAACAGCAAGGAGATCTCCAACTCTTGTTTGGAGCCTGACTCACTGCTgcccccagcatctggcagtgattcttgctcctcctcctcagctgGACAACGAGTTGGGACAACTGCTGGGAGACCAGCAGCTGCAAATGCTGCCCGGGAGCGTAGCCGAGTGCAGACCCTGCGCCAGGCCTTTCTGGAGCTGCAGAGGACCCTGCCCTCTGTCCCACCTGACACCAAGCTCTCCAAGTTGGATGTGCTGCTCCTGGCCACCACCTATATTGCACACCTCACCCGTAGCCTACAGGATGAGGAAGAGTTGCCTGGGGAGGGATTGGGCACCCTGAGAGGGGATGGCTACCTGCACCCGGTCAAG AAATGGCCAATGCGATCCAGGTTATATATTGGAGCTACAGGACAGTTTTTGAATCACTCAGTGCAAGCAGAAAATGCAAACCAAGGAGAAACATCAACAAATTCACAAAGCTAA
- the TCF24 gene encoding transcription factor 24 isoform X1: protein MGLQHCYCCRGWMVSELLLLITGPCPPRKSQMDCRNVSENSKEISNSCLEPDSLLPPASGSDSCSSSSAGQRVGTTAGRPAAANAARERSRVQTLRQAFLELQRTLPSVPPDTKLSKLDVLLLATTYIAHLTRSLQDEEELPGEGLGTLRGDGYLHPVKKWPMRSRLYIGATGQFLNHSVQAENANQGETSTNSQS, encoded by the exons ATGGGTTTGCAGCACTGCTACTGCTGCAGGGGTTGGATGGTTTCAGAGCTGCTCTTGTTGATTACAGGTCCCTGTCCACCCAGGAAGTCACAAATGGACTGTAGAAATGTATCTGAGAACAGCAAGGAGATCTCCAACTCTTGTTTGGAGCCTGACTCACTGCTgcccccagcatctggcagtgattcttgctcctcctcctcagctgGACAACGAGTTGGGACAACTGCTGGGAGACCAGCAGCTGCAAATGCTGCCCGGGAGCGTAGCCGAGTGCAGACCCTGCGCCAGGCCTTTCTGGAGCTGCAGAGGACCCTGCCCTCTGTCCCACCTGACACCAAGCTCTCCAAGTTGGATGTGCTGCTCCTGGCCACCACCTATATTGCACACCTCACCCGTAGCCTACAGGATGAGGAAGAGTTGCCTGGGGAGGGATTGGGCACCCTGAGAGGGGATGGCTACCTGCACCCGGTCAAG AAATGGCCAATGCGATCCAGGTTATATATTGGAGCTACAGGACAGTTTTTGAATCACTCAGTGCAAGCAGAAAATGCAAACCAAGGAGAAACATCAACAAATTCACAAAGCTAA